The proteins below are encoded in one region of Halalkalicoccus jeotgali B3:
- a CDS encoding DUF357 domain-containing protein produces MPADLIEKTDRYERLLTEALDAAEPAGDEGSPLADAATECLEMARSYLDDGRHFRENDDPVNALASFSYGHGWLDAGARIGVLSVPRDGHLFTVD; encoded by the coding sequence ATGCCCGCCGATCTAATCGAGAAAACCGACCGATACGAGAGACTGCTTACGGAGGCGCTCGACGCTGCCGAACCCGCCGGCGACGAGGGAAGTCCGCTCGCCGATGCCGCCACCGAGTGTCTCGAAATGGCCCGATCGTATCTCGACGACGGACGGCATTTCCGGGAGAACGACGACCCCGTCAACGCGCTGGCGTCCTTTTCGTACGGCCACGGCTGGCTCGACGCCGGGGCGCGCATCGGCGTGCTGTCGGTCCCTCGGGACGGTCACCTGTTTACCGTTGACTGA
- a CDS encoding winged helix-turn-helix domain-containing protein, which yields MEAVLWYVLTGTRGGPNRVRLLQAIDERPRNANQLAEALDLDYTTIRHHLDVLMDNGMVQKSGGDYGAVYLTTDQVEHHWETVETITERVE from the coding sequence ATGGAGGCCGTTCTCTGGTACGTGCTCACCGGAACCCGCGGGGGGCCGAACCGCGTCCGCCTCCTGCAGGCGATCGACGAACGGCCACGCAACGCGAACCAACTCGCCGAGGCTCTCGACCTCGATTACACGACGATCCGCCACCACCTCGACGTGCTGATGGACAACGGGATGGTTCAGAAAAGCGGCGGCGACTACGGTGCAGTGTACCTGACCACCGATCAGGTCGAGCACCACTGGGAAACCGTCGAAACGATCACCGAACGGGTAGAATGA
- a CDS encoding ferritin-like domain-containing protein has protein sequence MRETDPTNDGTNRKKTNSTSRRRFMAASALVGAGAFGLGGPVGAVAADEHGGGMDDSGMSGEFEDDIAILNYARTLEFLEAEFYRRGLDTLGCSGLLDASLLADFGQPIRTRVFDDLTVIRDHEFAHAEVLGKTIEDLGGDPIEQPEFDFGTAVEDPDEFLVTAAILEDTGVGAYAGAAPSIQNAELVPPALSIHSVEARHASFLRVLGGEVGFPAAFDEALSREEVLERAAPFIVE, from the coding sequence ATGCGAGAGACCGACCCCACGAACGACGGAACGAACCGAAAGAAGACGAACAGCACATCACGACGACGCTTCATGGCTGCCTCGGCGCTGGTCGGGGCCGGAGCGTTCGGCCTCGGCGGACCGGTCGGAGCGGTCGCGGCCGACGAACACGGCGGCGGGATGGATGACAGTGGGATGAGCGGCGAGTTCGAGGACGACATTGCCATCCTGAACTACGCGCGGACCCTCGAATTCCTCGAGGCCGAGTTCTACCGTCGGGGCCTCGACACCCTCGGTTGTTCGGGTCTGCTGGATGCGTCGCTCCTCGCGGACTTCGGCCAGCCGATTCGTACGCGCGTCTTCGACGACCTCACGGTCATCCGCGACCACGAGTTCGCCCACGCCGAGGTGCTCGGGAAGACCATCGAAGACCTCGGCGGTGACCCGATCGAACAACCGGAGTTCGACTTCGGTACCGCGGTCGAGGACCCCGACGAGTTCCTCGTTACCGCCGCGATCCTCGAGGACACCGGCGTCGGCGCCTACGCCGGTGCGGCTCCGTCGATTCAGAACGCGGAACTCGTTCCCCCGGCCCTGAGCATCCACTCGGTCGAGGCCCGCCACGCATCGTTCCTGCGTGTCCTCGGTGGCGAAGTCGGCTTCCCGGCGGCGTTCGACGAGGCGCTGAGCCGCGAGGAGGTCCTCGAACGCGCCGCCCCCTTCATCGTCGAGTAA
- a CDS encoding transcription initiation factor IIB, translated as MKERTFTNESVAETEREETEETTENETELTCPECGGRLETDTEHGETVCSACGLVVEENEIDRGPEWRAFDSAERDQKSRVGAPTTTMMHDKGLSTNIGWQNKDAYGNTLSNRQRQKMQRLRTWNERFRTRNSKERNLKQALGEIDRMASALGLPKNVRETASVIYRRALEEDLLPGRSIEGVATASLYAAARQAGTPRSLDEIVQVSRIDRMELTRTYRYVIRELDLEVQPADPESYVPRFASDLELSDEAEHRARELLSNAKQSGIHSGKSPVGLAAAAVYAAALLTNEKVTQAEVSEVANISEVTIRNRYKELLQADDTSPAAGAASAEVAD; from the coding sequence ATGAAAGAACGAACATTCACTAACGAGTCGGTCGCCGAGACCGAACGAGAGGAGACCGAGGAGACGACCGAAAACGAGACCGAACTCACCTGTCCCGAGTGTGGCGGCCGTCTCGAGACGGACACCGAACACGGCGAGACGGTCTGTTCAGCCTGTGGCCTCGTTGTCGAGGAGAACGAGATCGATCGCGGGCCCGAGTGGCGCGCCTTTGACTCCGCCGAGCGCGACCAGAAGTCGCGTGTCGGCGCGCCCACCACGACGATGATGCACGATAAGGGTCTCTCGACCAATATCGGCTGGCAGAACAAGGACGCCTACGGCAACACGCTTTCGAACCGCCAGCGCCAGAAGATGCAACGCCTCCGCACGTGGAACGAGCGCTTTCGCACGCGAAACTCCAAGGAGCGAAACCTCAAGCAGGCACTCGGCGAGATCGACCGGATGGCGAGCGCATTGGGCCTCCCGAAGAACGTCCGGGAGACCGCGAGCGTGATCTACCGACGGGCGCTCGAGGAGGATCTCCTGCCCGGCCGGTCGATCGAGGGCGTCGCCACCGCGAGCCTCTATGCGGCCGCCCGCCAGGCCGGCACGCCGCGAAGCCTCGACGAGATCGTCCAGGTTTCGCGGATCGATCGGATGGAGCTCACCCGCACGTACCGGTACGTAATCCGGGAACTCGATCTGGAGGTCCAGCCCGCAGACCCCGAGAGCTACGTTCCCCGGTTCGCTTCGGACCTCGAACTCTCGGACGAGGCCGAACACCGCGCGCGCGAACTGCTCTCGAACGCGAAGCAGTCGGGCATCCACAGCGGGAAATCGCCCGTGGGACTCGCGGCCGCGGCGGTCTACGCCGCGGCCCTGTTGACAAACGAGAAGGTCACGCAGGCTGAAGTGAGCGAGGTCGCGAACATCTCCGAGGTGACGATCCGAAACCGGTACAAGGAGCTGCTTCAGGCCGATGATACGAGCCCCGCAGCGGGCGCAGCGAGCGCGGAAGTCGCGGACTGA
- a CDS encoding UPF0058 family protein: protein MKKQELIHLHGLLAEVSNHYEQHAGTPDFEEYESLGVRPTSIHKSKTDHKAAVFAIATGITSDITEESQEAVAAQAD, encoded by the coding sequence ATGAAAAAGCAGGAGCTCATCCACCTTCACGGCCTGCTGGCAGAGGTTTCGAACCACTACGAGCAACACGCTGGCACCCCCGATTTCGAGGAGTACGAGTCGCTGGGCGTACGGCCCACTTCGATTCACAAATCGAAGACTGACCACAAAGCTGCCGTCTTCGCCATCGCGACCGGCATCACGTCCGACATCACCGAAGAGTCACAGGAAGCGGTCGCCGCACAGGCCGACTGA
- a CDS encoding DUF555 domain-containing protein: MDCRVVVEAAVPVYDVSTADEAVRIAISKTGEMLNPDLNYVEISMGSRTSPGGEELEPVFIVADEALVALELEMTVFNVEREEHASRIARKEIGQRLRNIPLDVLEVEIIESDDEEEADADEEGDGDERGDGGEEMLPEFDDLLE; encoded by the coding sequence ATGGACTGTCGAGTTGTCGTTGAGGCGGCCGTTCCGGTGTACGACGTCTCCACGGCCGACGAGGCCGTACGGATCGCCATCTCGAAGACCGGCGAGATGCTCAATCCCGACCTGAACTACGTCGAGATCTCGATGGGCTCGCGTACGTCCCCGGGCGGCGAGGAACTCGAACCCGTCTTCATCGTCGCCGACGAGGCACTCGTTGCCCTCGAACTCGAGATGACGGTCTTCAACGTCGAGCGCGAGGAACACGCCTCGCGGATCGCCCGCAAGGAGATCGGCCAGCGCCTGCGCAACATCCCGCTCGACGTTCTGGAGGTCGAAATCATCGAATCGGACGACGAGGAGGAAGCCGACGCCGACGAGGAGGGAGACGGGGACGAACGGGGAGACGGCGGCGAGGAGATGTTACCGGAGTTCGACGACCTACTCGAGTAG
- a CDS encoding DNA-3-methyladenine glycosylase family protein, whose translation MERGTIPLETCPGGLDLRATLESGQSYRWRREDGLLYEGVPGGWYHTVLDGNLIRVRQTDRALEWESTTDAVPYLRRLLRLDDDLDAIVGTGPDDPLLCEAYAAHRGLRIVNDPVFACLISFICSAQMRVGRIHGMQTTLADRFGASLDVDGRTYHAFPTPDQLASTSVEELRDCSLGYRAPYVKRTAEMVAGGEAHPAEARGLDYETAREFLTRFVGVGNKVADCVLLFSLGYLEAVPLDTWIRSAIEEYYPECDRDSYRETSRAIRERLGGEYAGYAQTYVFHHLRTAGTAEAGE comes from the coding sequence ATGGAACGTGGGACGATCCCGCTTGAAACGTGTCCCGGCGGCCTCGATCTCCGAGCGACCCTCGAGAGCGGCCAGTCCTATCGCTGGCGACGCGAGGACGGTCTGCTGTACGAGGGCGTTCCGGGTGGGTGGTACCACACGGTCCTCGACGGGAATCTGATCCGGGTCCGCCAGACTGACCGCGCACTCGAGTGGGAGTCGACGACCGATGCGGTTCCGTACTTGCGTCGGCTCCTCAGGCTCGACGACGACCTAGACGCGATCGTCGGGACCGGCCCCGACGACCCGCTATTATGCGAGGCCTACGCCGCCCACAGGGGGCTACGGATCGTCAACGACCCCGTCTTCGCCTGCCTGATCTCGTTCATCTGTTCGGCACAGATGCGCGTCGGGCGAATACACGGAATGCAGACGACGCTTGCCGACCGGTTCGGGGCGAGCCTGGACGTCGATGGACGCACCTACCACGCGTTTCCGACGCCCGACCAGCTGGCGAGCACGAGCGTCGAGGAACTGCGCGACTGTTCGTTGGGGTATCGCGCCCCCTACGTCAAGCGCACGGCGGAGATGGTCGCCGGTGGCGAAGCCCACCCCGCGGAGGCCCGGGGGCTGGATTACGAGACCGCCCGCGAGTTCCTCACGCGCTTTGTCGGCGTCGGAAACAAGGTCGCCGACTGCGTACTGCTGTTCTCGCTGGGCTACCTCGAGGCCGTGCCGCTGGATACGTGGATCCGGTCGGCCATCGAGGAGTACTATCCGGAGTGTGACCGGGACTCATACCGCGAGACCTCGCGGGCGATCCGCGAGCGCCTCGGGGGAGAGTACGCGGGCTACGCCCAGACGTACGTCTTTCATCACCTCCGGACGGCCGGGACGGCCGAAGCCGGAGAATGA
- a CDS encoding acylphosphatase: MSRTRAHLFASGTVQGVYYRASTRDTAREHGVSGWVRNVDDGRVEAVFEGTREDVEAMVGWCHEGSPAAQVEDVEVEYGEPEGIEGFEIRR, from the coding sequence ATGTCCCGCACACGCGCACACCTCTTCGCCTCGGGAACCGTACAGGGCGTCTACTACCGCGCAAGTACGCGCGATACCGCCCGCGAACACGGCGTCTCGGGCTGGGTGAGAAACGTCGATGACGGCCGGGTCGAGGCGGTCTTCGAGGGGACGAGGGAGGACGTCGAGGCGATGGTCGGCTGGTGTCACGAGGGGTCGCCGGCCGCACAGGTCGAGGACGTCGAAGTCGAGTACGGCGAGCCCGAGGGGATCGAGGGCTTCGAGATCCGTCGGTAG
- a CDS encoding bifunctional ADP-dependent NAD(P)H-hydrate dehydratase/NAD(P)H-hydrate epimerase → MITAARMGAVDRNAEALGVSQKQLMESSGNAVARAVREEASEGDTVTVVAGRGNNGGDALVAARFLDAFDLSVHLLGKPETITTEIARENWAALEAANYPCETVADSADLEVGDPEVIVDAMLGTGISGDLREPEATAAREINASDATVISVDVPSGVDADSGEVPENAVSADRVITFHDGKPGLADLDCEVRVADIGIPGAAERYVGPGDLELGSPAPDAETRVFVIGGGPYTGAPALSAQAALRSGADLSFLACPESIEDVLAGYTEDLIVQAYESERLSTEEVDGLIETATKHDDVVVLGPGLGTAEETLEAARTFLEEFEGPMVVDADALSVVPEVETEATLICTPNRKELAGMGGPELDDLEAGADDIERFAAELGHVVMAKGEADVVSDGERTRISTRGTPGMTVGGTGDTLAGITAAFMKDNDPLNAAAAAAYANGRAAERLDRGGGLLASDLLDEVPEVVWGER, encoded by the coding sequence ATGATCACGGCAGCACGGATGGGTGCGGTCGACCGCAACGCCGAAGCGCTCGGCGTCTCACAGAAGCAACTCATGGAGTCGAGCGGCAACGCCGTCGCCCGCGCCGTCCGCGAGGAGGCAAGTGAGGGCGATACCGTTACGGTGGTCGCCGGCCGGGGAAACAACGGCGGGGACGCACTGGTCGCCGCCCGGTTTCTCGACGCCTTCGATCTCTCGGTTCACCTGCTTGGCAAGCCCGAGACGATCACGACCGAGATCGCCCGCGAGAACTGGGCGGCACTCGAGGCGGCGAACTATCCCTGCGAAACCGTCGCCGACTCGGCGGACTTGGAGGTGGGCGATCCCGAGGTGATCGTCGACGCCATGCTCGGGACTGGGATCAGCGGCGATCTGCGAGAGCCCGAGGCGACGGCCGCCCGCGAGATCAACGCATCCGACGCGACCGTGATCTCGGTCGACGTCCCCTCGGGTGTGGACGCCGACTCCGGCGAGGTCCCCGAAAACGCCGTTTCCGCCGACCGCGTGATCACCTTCCACGACGGGAAGCCGGGACTGGCGGATCTCGACTGCGAGGTTCGGGTGGCCGACATCGGCATCCCGGGCGCCGCCGAGCGCTACGTTGGACCGGGCGACCTCGAACTGGGATCGCCGGCACCCGACGCCGAAACCCGGGTGTTCGTCATCGGCGGGGGCCCCTACACGGGCGCGCCGGCCCTCTCGGCGCAGGCGGCGCTTCGATCGGGTGCGGACCTGTCCTTTCTGGCCTGTCCCGAATCCATCGAAGACGTGCTCGCGGGCTACACGGAGGACCTGATCGTTCAGGCCTACGAGAGCGAGCGCCTGAGCACCGAGGAGGTAGACGGCCTGATCGAGACGGCGACGAAACACGACGACGTGGTCGTACTCGGTCCGGGCCTCGGTACCGCAGAGGAGACCCTCGAAGCGGCCCGTACGTTCCTCGAGGAGTTCGAGGGACCGATGGTCGTCGACGCCGACGCGCTCTCGGTCGTCCCCGAGGTCGAGACCGAGGCGACGCTGATCTGCACCCCGAACCGCAAGGAGTTGGCGGGAATGGGCGGGCCCGAACTCGACGATCTAGAGGCGGGAGCCGACGATATCGAACGGTTTGCCGCCGAGTTGGGCCACGTCGTCATGGCGAAAGGCGAGGCCGACGTGGTCTCGGACGGCGAGCGAACCCGGATCTCGACGCGGGGCACCCCCGGGATGACCGTCGGGGGCACCGGCGATACGCTCGCGGGGATCACCGCCGCGTTCATGAAGGACAACGATCCCCTGAACGCCGCCGCCGCGGCCGCCTACGCCAACGGTCGGGCCGCAGAACGCCTCGATAGGGGCGGCGGTCTGCTCGCGTCCGACCTGCTCGACGAGGTGCCCGAGGTCGTCTGGGGGGAGCGATGA
- the moaC gene encoding cyclic pyranopterin monophosphate synthase MoaC, whose translation MSDPGDDHDLTHVDESGEARMVDVGEKSDTARRAVATGEIHLRESTIRAIRENSTKKGDVLATARIGAIQAVKHTWETIPMCHQIPITNVEVEFEVDEDHVRLEVGVETTGKTGCEMEALEGVTTGLNVVWDMVKAAEKDSEGQYPGTRIEDVRVVRKEKRALE comes from the coding sequence ATGAGCGACCCCGGTGACGACCACGACCTGACGCACGTCGACGAGTCGGGCGAGGCCCGAATGGTCGACGTCGGGGAGAAGTCCGACACCGCCCGGCGGGCGGTCGCCACCGGGGAGATCCACCTCCGGGAGTCGACGATCCGGGCGATCCGCGAAAACAGCACCAAAAAGGGTGACGTCCTCGCGACGGCTCGGATCGGAGCGATCCAGGCGGTCAAACACACGTGGGAGACGATCCCCATGTGCCACCAGATCCCGATCACGAACGTTGAGGTCGAATTCGAGGTCGACGAGGATCACGTCCGACTCGAGGTCGGCGTCGAAACCACCGGGAAGACCGGTTGCGAGATGGAGGCTCTCGAAGGGGTGACGACGGGGCTGAACGTGGTCTGGGACATGGTCAAGGCCGCCGAGAAGGACAGCGAGGGGCAGTATCCCGGAACCCGGATCGAAGACGTGCGGGTCGTGAGGAAAGAAAAACGGGCGCTCGAATAG
- a CDS encoding FAD-binding oxidoreductase yields the protein MGTTTPPGEGSERVPEKRLRALAERFDGALIGPEDGKYDEARSVWNGMIDRFPAVIAGCAGVEDVLVAIEFARESELPVAVRGGGHNVSGTAVCDDGIVIDLSGMTAVRVDPDRRVVRAEGGATWADVDRATQRFGLATPGGVVSETGIAGLTLGGGLGHLRRKHGLSSDALVSVEVVTAEGTVLTADEETNPDLFWAVRGGGGNFGVVTAFEYRLYPVGPTVTTCFVWHPGDRVGDALRLFREYAASAPDEASVLAFHAVVPETAEFPEEAWGEAALVFLGCYAGDRVDGEHVFRPLREVADPIVDFSGETEYADFQALLDEDYPDGLNYYWKSLYLTDLSDECIERLLAAGERAPSALSTVDVWQLGGAIARVDPDHTAFAHRSEPFLLGIEANWEDPDDAEENVAWAREVWVEMRPFSSDAIYVNFPGFLDEREDVPRAAYGENYDRLVEVKNRYDPSNLFQANQNVTPTV from the coding sequence ATGGGAACGACGACACCACCGGGCGAAGGGAGCGAACGAGTACCCGAAAAGCGCCTGCGGGCGTTGGCCGAGCGGTTCGACGGGGCGCTGATTGGCCCCGAGGACGGGAAATACGACGAGGCCCGGAGTGTCTGGAACGGGATGATCGACCGGTTCCCGGCCGTCATCGCCGGCTGTGCGGGCGTCGAGGACGTTCTCGTGGCTATCGAGTTCGCCCGCGAGAGCGAGTTGCCGGTCGCGGTGCGTGGCGGCGGGCACAACGTCTCGGGTACCGCCGTCTGTGACGACGGGATCGTGATCGACCTCTCGGGGATGACGGCCGTCCGCGTCGACCCCGACCGCCGGGTCGTTCGTGCCGAAGGCGGAGCGACGTGGGCCGACGTCGACCGGGCGACCCAGCGGTTCGGCCTGGCGACGCCCGGGGGCGTGGTCTCGGAGACGGGGATCGCGGGGCTGACCCTCGGCGGCGGTCTCGGCCACCTGCGGCGAAAGCACGGCCTGAGCTCTGATGCGCTCGTCTCCGTCGAGGTCGTCACCGCCGAGGGAACGGTTCTGACCGCCGACGAGGAGACGAACCCCGACCTGTTCTGGGCGGTTCGGGGCGGTGGCGGAAACTTCGGCGTCGTCACGGCCTTCGAGTACCGACTGTACCCGGTCGGTCCGACGGTGACGACGTGTTTCGTCTGGCACCCCGGGGATCGGGTGGGCGACGCGCTCCGACTGTTTCGCGAGTACGCCGCGTCGGCCCCCGATGAGGCAAGCGTGTTGGCGTTTCACGCCGTCGTCCCCGAGACGGCGGAGTTCCCCGAGGAGGCGTGGGGCGAGGCAGCCCTCGTCTTCCTCGGATGTTACGCTGGCGATCGGGTCGACGGCGAACACGTGTTTCGACCCCTTCGGGAGGTCGCCGATCCGATCGTCGATTTCAGCGGCGAGACGGAGTACGCCGACTTCCAGGCGCTTCTCGACGAGGACTACCCCGACGGATTGAACTACTACTGGAAGTCGCTCTACCTGACCGATCTGAGCGACGAGTGCATCGAGCGCCTCCTCGCCGCCGGCGAGCGCGCGCCCTCGGCGCTCTCGACCGTCGACGTCTGGCAACTCGGGGGTGCGATTGCCCGCGTTGATCCCGACCACACCGCGTTCGCACACCGCTCGGAGCCGTTCTTGCTCGGTATCGAGGCCAACTGGGAGGATCCCGACGATGCGGAAGAAAACGTCGCGTGGGCTCGCGAGGTCTGGGTGGAGATGCGGCCGTTCTCCTCCGATGCGATCTACGTGAACTTCCCCGGGTTCCTCGACGAGCGAGAGGACGTCCCGCGGGCGGCCTACGGCGAGAACTACGACCGGCTGGTCGAGGTGAAAAACAGGTACGACCCCTCGAACCTGTTTCAGGCGAACCAGAACGTCACGCCGACGGTCTGA
- the hflX gene encoding GTPase HflX — MNTVIVKRVDEGTADTNEIRDLARAAGYTVLDELTQTRTEDAAYHIGEGKVAELSSLVARTGVETVIFDNRLGPYQIYNIGREIPEDVEVIDRFTLILDIFGQRAQTRKAQLQVELAELRYELPRVDAKVSLAKREEHPGFMGLGEYDESRERDIKSQISRIKEELASIAETEEHRREERRESGFDLVALAGYTNAGKSTLLRRLAADLAVDENEDLHPDLDTTAESEDRLFTTLGTTTRRADMERDVLLTDTVGFISDLPHWLVESFRSTLDEVYRADLVLLVVDVSEPIEEIREKVVTCHDTLYERNEAPIVTVLNKIDAVDEAELEEKRAALSALAPDPVAVSGKEGLNVEALTDRIAADLPPLREERLVLPMAEDTMSLVSWLYDNACVEEVTYDADQVLVEFAARPSVIERSRSKASELTIPESA, encoded by the coding sequence ATGAATACGGTCATCGTCAAACGAGTAGACGAGGGGACAGCCGACACGAACGAGATCCGGGACCTGGCTCGCGCCGCGGGCTATACCGTCCTCGATGAACTGACACAGACGCGCACCGAGGACGCCGCCTACCACATCGGCGAGGGGAAGGTCGCCGAGCTGTCGAGTCTCGTCGCCCGAACGGGTGTCGAGACCGTGATCTTCGACAACCGGCTCGGCCCCTACCAGATCTACAACATCGGTCGGGAGATACCCGAGGACGTCGAGGTGATCGACCGCTTTACGCTGATCCTCGATATCTTCGGCCAGCGCGCCCAGACTCGAAAGGCCCAACTGCAGGTCGAACTCGCCGAGTTGCGCTACGAACTGCCCCGTGTGGACGCGAAGGTCAGCCTCGCAAAACGCGAGGAACACCCCGGGTTCATGGGGCTCGGCGAGTACGACGAGTCCCGCGAACGGGACATCAAATCCCAGATCAGCCGGATCAAGGAGGAACTGGCCTCGATCGCCGAAACCGAAGAACACAGGCGAGAAGAGCGCCGCGAGTCGGGGTTCGACCTCGTGGCGCTGGCGGGCTACACCAACGCCGGGAAATCCACGCTCCTGCGACGCCTCGCTGCGGACCTCGCGGTCGACGAGAACGAGGACCTCCACCCGGACCTCGACACCACCGCGGAATCGGAAGACCGGCTATTCACCACGCTGGGGACGACCACCCGACGGGCCGACATGGAGCGGGACGTCCTCCTGACCGACACGGTCGGGTTCATCAGCGACCTGCCCCACTGGCTCGTCGAGTCCTTCCGCTCGACGCTTGACGAGGTCTACCGAGCCGATCTCGTTCTCCTGGTCGTGGACGTCAGCGAGCCGATCGAGGAGATCCGCGAGAAAGTCGTAACCTGTCACGACACGCTCTACGAACGAAACGAGGCGCCCATCGTCACCGTGTTGAACAAGATCGACGCCGTGGACGAAGCGGAGCTCGAAGAAAAACGCGCGGCCCTGTCGGCGCTCGCACCCGACCCCGTCGCCGTCAGCGGCAAGGAGGGACTGAACGTGGAGGCACTCACGGACCGGATCGCCGCGGACCTACCCCCCTTGCGCGAGGAGCGACTCGTCTTGCCGATGGCAGAAGACACCATGAGCCTCGTCTCGTGGCTCTACGATAACGCCTGCGTCGAGGAGGTAACCTACGACGCCGACCAGGTGCTCGTGGAGTTTGCGGCCCGGCCGTCGGTGATCGAGCGCTCCCGGTCGAAAGCGAGCGAGTTGACTATCCCGGAGTCGGCCTGA
- a CDS encoding DUF2209 family protein, with amino-acid sequence MDISGRHEERGEYLMVGAAVAASVGSNRIREVTGIGLATSRLEPTLEATLSIADEAIGALPDLPEGPVVAERGEFYEEPERAVGASFAPEFKYVESIGERRTIEIAHHAAYATRALIL; translated from the coding sequence ATCGATATCAGCGGCCGTCACGAGGAGCGTGGCGAGTACCTGATGGTCGGTGCCGCCGTGGCCGCGAGCGTCGGCTCGAACCGGATCCGTGAAGTGACCGGAATCGGGCTCGCGACCAGCCGGCTTGAGCCCACACTCGAGGCCACCCTCTCGATCGCCGACGAGGCCATCGGGGCGCTTCCGGACCTGCCCGAGGGCCCGGTCGTCGCCGAGCGCGGGGAGTTCTACGAGGAACCCGAACGGGCGGTCGGGGCGTCGTTCGCCCCGGAGTTCAAGTACGTCGAGTCGATCGGGGAGCGACGGACCATCGAGATCGCCCACCACGCCGCCTACGCCACACGAGCGCTCATACTATGA
- a CDS encoding ribosome assembly factor SBDS yields the protein MISLDEAVTARLESHGARFEVLVDPDAALAIKREEFDGDLEEVIAAEEVFENASRGDRPAETDLEDVFETTDPLEIIPEVIRRGEIQITAEQRREMQEQKRRQLINRIARNAVNPQMDNAPHPPDRIESALEETDFRIDAMEPVEQQVDDALDALRPVIPIRFDEVIVAVQIPAEHAGSAQAQVRQFGDLKREEWQNDGSWVGVLEFPAGMQNDFYDLVNEHTSGTAETRIIKDEDEIGTR from the coding sequence ATGATATCGCTTGACGAGGCGGTGACCGCACGCCTCGAATCCCACGGTGCACGGTTCGAAGTGCTCGTCGATCCGGACGCGGCACTGGCGATCAAACGCGAGGAGTTCGACGGCGATCTAGAGGAGGTGATCGCCGCCGAGGAGGTCTTCGAGAACGCCTCGCGCGGGGATCGCCCCGCCGAAACGGATCTGGAGGACGTCTTCGAGACGACCGACCCCCTGGAGATCATCCCCGAGGTCATCCGGCGCGGGGAGATCCAGATCACCGCCGAGCAGCGCCGCGAGATGCAAGAACAGAAGCGCCGCCAGTTGATCAACCGCATCGCGCGAAACGCGGTCAACCCCCAGATGGACAACGCGCCCCATCCGCCGGATCGTATCGAAAGCGCCCTCGAGGAGACGGACTTTCGGATCGACGCGATGGAACCGGTCGAACAGCAGGTCGACGACGCGCTCGACGCTCTCAGGCCCGTGATTCCCATTCGGTTCGACGAGGTGATCGTCGCGGTCCAGATCCCTGCCGAGCACGCCGGCAGCGCACAGGCCCAGGTCAGGCAGTTCGGCGATCTCAAACGCGAGGAGTGGCAAAACGACGGCTCGTGGGTCGGGGTACTCGAGTTCCCCGCGGGGATGCAAAACGACTTCTACGATCTGGTGAACGAACACACCAGCGGCACCGCCGAAACGCGCATCATCAAGGACGAAGACGAGATCGGCACCCGGTAG